A genomic region of Magnolia sinica isolate HGM2019 chromosome 6, MsV1, whole genome shotgun sequence contains the following coding sequences:
- the LOC131248737 gene encoding uncharacterized protein LOC131248737, translated as MSPLSNSPLFLFPFFLLLIFSICSSAVRSESDLSSIRLPSDDACAQSAAPASCPVSCFRPDPVCGADGVTYWCGCADAICAGTRVAKLGFCEVGNGGNGLVSGQALLLVHIVWLIVLGFSVLFGLF; from the coding sequence ATGTCCCCTCTCTCAAattcccctctctttctctttcccttcttcctcctcctcatcttctCCATTTGCTCCTCAGCCGTCCGATCAGAATCAGACCTCTCATCCATCCGATTGCCGTCCGATGACGCCTGCGCCCAATCAGCGGCCCCTGCTTCCTGCCCTGTCAGCTGCTTCCGCCCCGATCCCGTCTGTGGCGCCGATGGTGTCACCTACTGGTGCGGCTGTGCCGATGCGATCTGCGCTGGGACCCGCGTTGCGAAATTGGGGTTTTGCGAGGTTGGGAATGGTGGGAATGGTCTCGTTTCCGGCCAGGCTCTCCTGCTGGTCCACATCGTGTGGCTGATAGTCCTCGGGTTCTCCGTCCTCTTCGGCCTATTCTGA